A single Terriglobales bacterium DNA region contains:
- the tuf gene encoding elongation factor Tu (EF-Tu; promotes GTP-dependent binding of aminoacyl-tRNA to the A-site of ribosomes during protein biosynthesis; when the tRNA anticodon matches the mRNA codon, GTP hydrolysis results; the inactive EF-Tu-GDP leaves the ribosome and release of GDP is promoted by elongation factor Ts; many prokaryotes have two copies of the gene encoding EF-Tu) gives GYRPQFYFRTTDVTGVAELPGGTEMVMPGDNVSLAIELITPVAMEKGLRFAIREGGHTVGAGTISEILK, from the coding sequence GGGCTACCGGCCGCAGTTCTACTTCCGCACCACGGACGTGACGGGAGTGGCGGAGCTGCCCGGGGGAACGGAGATGGTGATGCCGGGAGACAACGTCAGCCTGGCCATCGAGCTGATCACTCCGGTGGCGATGGAGAAGGGACTGCGTTTCGCCATCCGCGAAGGCGGACACACCGTGGGCGCAGGCACCATTTCGGAGATTTTGAAATAA